The DNA sequence CTCAGAGAGCTCGATCTGGCTCAACAGCATCATTACTCTTCACTGGAAATCATGACACATCCGGCGTTTATTGACAGCCAGATCCTCGCCAGTCAGTATCACTATCCCCGTTTTACTGAACTGGAGTTACTGACTTCATCGGCGTTAAGAAAAGCCATTGCAGATAAGGGGTTCCGGCTTGGTTCGTTTCGTGACCTCGCCTCATGTTGCCAGGCAGACGGTACCTATGCGCTTAATGTTATGTAATAAGTAAAAGAGAGGCTGACGTTGAAAGGATACTGTGTAAAAATACAGTCATTCTTCTTACTATTGTGATTAGCATGGTGTTAACAGCTGCAGTAAAAAAGCAAATCGCTGACTGGTACAAAGCGCTGCAGGAGCAGATACCTGACTTTATTTCACGTTTACCTCAGCGGCAGATGATCGCAGAAGTAGCGAAAACACTGGCGGGTGAAGCCGGCCGTCATCTGGCCATTGAGGCTCCTACAGGGGTGGGCAAGACCTTCTCATATCTGATACCTGGCATTGCTGTCGGACGAGCTGAGCAGAAACCGTTGATTATCAGTACAGCAAATGTCGCCTTACAAGATCAGATTCTCAGTAAAGATTTACCGCTTTTGCAAAAAGTTATCCCCGGTCTTACTTATACTGCCGCACTTGGCCGCAGACGTTACCTCTGTCCTCGTAACCTCACCATGCTCAGGGATGATGATCAATACAGTTTTCTGCTGGCGCTATTTGATGAACCTCTGACTACAACGGATAAAGAGCGACAGTGTTGTGATTCACTTTACGAAAGTTATCGATCTGGTGCGTGGGATGGGGTGCGGGATCACTGGAAAAAAATGATTGATGACCCTTTATGGCACCGCTTAAGCACTGACCGAAATCACTGTCTCGCGGCTCATTGCCAGTGGTTTCGTGAGTGTCCTTATTTTCGTGCGCGTCAGGAGATAGAACAGGCTGATGTTGTGGTAGCTAACCATGCTCTGGTGATGGCAGCGATGGAGAGTGAATCACTGCTACCGCCGGTAAAAAATATCTTACTGGTAGTTGATGAAGGGCACCATTTTGCTGAGGTGGCCCGCGACGCACTGATGATTAGTGGCGATATCACCCTGCGTGGTGTCACGCATCAGTTGGATCTTTTTTGTCAGAGTGTAGCGCAGTATCTTACTCTGCTGCGTCCGCAGCGAGCTGCACCATTGAGTGATAAAACACGATTAGAAGCCCATTGTGAAGAGGTTTGTGTATTGCTGTCGCAACTTGCCCAATTGCTGCGCCAGCAGCTGTCATCGCAAATGTCATCAGCAGAATATCGCTTTGTTATGGGGATTCTGCCTGAAGAGATACAGCAACTGTGTCAACAACTCTGGCAACGTTATGAAAGTTTGCGCAGCCTGGCAGAGGCCTTACTGACCACGTTAAATGAAAAAACCGGGCATCATGATCTTTCACAGTGCTATACATTAATGATTCAGCTCAGTCAGGCATTGTCTGGTTTTGAATCGGCAACAAAACTCTGGCAGCTTGCACAGATGGAACAGGCATCAGGAGCACCAGTGTCTAAATGGGTGACAGTTGAGTATCGTGATGGCGAGGAGCATCTCTGGTTTCATTGTGCGGGGATCCGTGTCAGTGAGCAACTGGAGAAAAAAGTGTGGCGTAAAATTCCACACATCGTTTTGACTTCCGCAACCTTGCAGTCACTGAATTCTTTTCGCCATTTACAAGAGATGACAGGTTTGAATGAAAAAGCAGATGATCGTTTTATTGCTTTACCCACTCCTTTCAATCATTGCACCCAGGGGAAACTACTGATTCCGCAAATGGAACATGAACCCTCACTGGCCGCTGAGTCACAACATATTGAGGAGATGGCTCAGTTTTTCTGCCATCGTTTGCAGCAGGATAAACACAAAGGTATTTTAGTGTTATTTTCCAGTGCCAGAGCGATGAAACAGTTCATTACAGCGCTTCCAGCATTACGTTTAGAGATGCTGGTGCAGGGTGATAAGCCACGGAACAGGCTCATTGCACTGCATCGTCAGCGCGTCACGGCAGGAGAAAGAAGCATATTGGTAG is a window from the Erwinia sp. genome containing:
- the dinG_1 gene encoding putative ATP-dependent helicase DinG (ID:JIFNMEKO_00914;~source:Prodigal:2.6), giving the protein MVLTAAVKKQIADWYKALQEQIPDFISRLPQRQMIAEVAKTLAGEAGRHLAIEAPTGVGKTFSYLIPGIAVGRAEQKPLIISTANVALQDQILSKDLPLLQKVIPGLTYTAALGRRRYLCPRNLTMLRDDDQYSFLLALFDEPLTTTDKERQCCDSLYESYRSGAWDGVRDHWKKMIDDPLWHRLSTDRNHCLAAHCQWFRECPYFRARQEIEQADVVVANHALVMAAMESESLLPPVKNILLVVDEGHHFAEVARDALMISGDITLRGVTHQLDLFCQSVAQYLTLLRPQRAAPLSDKTRLEAHCEEVCVLLSQLAQLLRQQLSSQMSSAEYRFVMGILPEEIQQLCQQLWQRYESLRSLAEALLTTLNEKTGHHDLSQCYTLMIQLSQALSGFESATKLWQLAQMEQASGAPVSKWVTVEYRDGEEHLWFHCAGIRVSEQLEKKVWRKIPHIVLTSATLQSLNSFRHLQEMTGLNEKADDRFIALPTPFNHCTQGKLLIPQMEHEPSLAAESQHIEEMAQFFCHRLQQDKHKGILVLFSSARAMKQFITALPALRLEMLVQGDKPRNRLIALHRQRVTAGERSILVGLQSFAEGLDLKGELLSQVHIHKIAFPPVDSPLILTEGEWLRSIHRYPFEVQSLPAASFNLIQQVGRLIRSNHCYGEIIIYDRRLLSKAYGRRLLNALPVFPIQHPPMPQGCGVTAASGESH